Proteins encoded together in one Hymenobacter monticola window:
- the mnmA gene encoding tRNA 2-thiouridine(34) synthase MnmA → MNTETKGRVLVAMSGGIDSSVAAVLLHEQGYEVVGMTMKTWDYASAGGSKKETGCCSLDSINDARDIAVTLGFPHYIIDIRDEFGDFVIDNFTDEYLAGRTPNPCVLCNTHIKWDALLRRADQLGCHYIATGHYANIRHENGRYVVSKGLDENKDQSYALWGVSQESLSRTLFPLGGMRKTEIYDEARRRGFTELVNKPESYEICFIPDNDYRGFLRRRVPGLEARVAGGNFVTKNGRVIGKHEGYPFYTIGQRKGLGVALGYPAFVLEIRPDTNEVVLGNYDELASTATIVGKLNMGKEATLEGRGLVPAIVKVRYNHDGAPAFLEEADGKIRVYFEEPVHAITPGQAAVFYDGHDVLGGGWIERHVIGEIPVPFAAATAGQ, encoded by the coding sequence ATGAATACGGAAACAAAAGGACGGGTACTCGTCGCCATGAGCGGCGGCATTGACAGCAGCGTGGCCGCCGTGCTGCTGCACGAGCAAGGCTACGAAGTGGTCGGGATGACCATGAAAACCTGGGATTACGCCAGCGCTGGCGGCTCCAAGAAGGAAACCGGCTGCTGCTCGCTCGACAGCATCAACGACGCCCGTGACATTGCCGTGACCCTCGGCTTCCCGCACTACATCATCGACATTCGCGACGAATTCGGTGATTTTGTGATTGATAACTTCACCGACGAATACCTGGCCGGCCGCACGCCCAACCCCTGCGTGCTCTGCAACACCCACATTAAGTGGGACGCCCTGCTGCGCCGGGCCGACCAGCTGGGTTGTCATTACATTGCCACCGGCCACTACGCCAACATCCGCCACGAAAACGGTCGCTACGTGGTGAGCAAGGGCCTCGACGAAAACAAGGACCAAAGCTATGCCCTCTGGGGCGTGAGCCAGGAGAGCCTGAGCCGCACGCTGTTCCCGCTGGGCGGCATGCGCAAAACCGAGATTTATGACGAAGCCCGTCGGCGCGGCTTCACCGAACTGGTGAACAAGCCCGAGAGCTACGAAATCTGCTTCATCCCCGACAACGACTACCGCGGCTTCCTGCGCCGCCGTGTGCCGGGTCTGGAGGCGCGCGTGGCCGGCGGCAACTTCGTGACCAAAAACGGGCGCGTCATTGGCAAGCATGAGGGCTACCCGTTCTATACCATCGGGCAGCGCAAGGGCTTGGGCGTGGCGCTGGGCTACCCGGCATTCGTGCTCGAAATCCGGCCCGATACCAACGAAGTGGTGCTGGGCAACTACGACGAGTTAGCCAGCACGGCCACCATCGTGGGCAAGCTCAACATGGGCAAGGAAGCCACGCTGGAAGGCCGCGGCCTGGTGCCCGCCATCGTGAAAGTGCGCTACAACCACGACGGAGCGCCCGCTTTCCTGGAAGAAGCAGACGGCAAAATTCGGGTGTACTTCGAGGAGCCGGTGCACGCCATCACGCCCGGGCAGGCCGCCGTGTTCTACGACGGGCATGACGTGCTGGGCGGCGGCTGGATTGAGCGCCACGTAATCGGCGAAATCCCCGTACCTTTTGCCGCCGCAACGGCCGGGCAATAA
- a CDS encoding phosphatase PAP2 family protein encodes MLESIKALDRAAILAVNRANSPALDTIMVFASNRLVWFPVYAVLIGWLIYHYRRRALLLLPLVIAAVALADSITSRLFKPFFGRPRPCHDAALFAQLHLPDGCGGQFGFLSSHAANSMALAVFLAVVLPTGRFKAIRIALFSWAVLLSYSRMYLGAHYLTDVLGGAAIGALLGWGAALLYQQLAPRWWPAQP; translated from the coding sequence ATGCTTGAGTCCATCAAAGCCCTGGACCGGGCTGCCATATTGGCCGTCAACCGCGCCAATTCTCCAGCGCTCGACACCATTATGGTATTCGCCTCGAACCGCTTGGTGTGGTTTCCGGTGTATGCCGTGCTCATTGGCTGGCTCATCTACCACTACAGGCGGCGGGCTCTGCTGCTGTTGCCGCTGGTTATTGCGGCCGTGGCGCTGGCCGACAGCATCACAAGCCGCCTGTTCAAGCCCTTTTTCGGCCGGCCCCGCCCCTGCCACGACGCCGCGCTGTTTGCCCAGCTGCACTTGCCCGATGGCTGCGGCGGGCAATTCGGCTTTTTGTCGTCGCACGCGGCTAACTCCATGGCACTGGCCGTTTTCCTGGCCGTAGTGTTGCCAACCGGGCGTTTTAAAGCTATAAGAATTGCTTTATTTAGTTGGGCTGTTTTACTATCGTACAGCCGGATGTACCTTGGGGCTCATTATCTCACCGATGTGCTTGGTGGAGCGGCCATCGGGGCACTGCTGGGCTGGGGGGCGGCCCTCCTTTACCAACAGCTAGCGCCCCGGTGGTGGCCCGCTCAACCGTAA
- a CDS encoding protein-L-isoaspartate(D-aspartate) O-methyltransferase produces MARELRQRGIHDERVLAALQAVPRHLFFEPAFQDHAYQDKAFPIGEGQTISQPYTVAFQTQLLNVQPTDRVLEVGTGSGYQCAVLLQLTPHVDSIEFNEVLYARTRQRLAALGASGAALHCGDGSVGLPAQAPFDGILVTAGAPGLPPALLRQLRVGGRLVIPVGNSQSQRMVRVTREGPEAFVREEFEEFRFVPLLGASGWRS; encoded by the coding sequence TTGGCCCGCGAGCTGCGCCAGCGCGGCATTCACGACGAGCGGGTGCTAGCCGCGCTGCAGGCGGTGCCGCGCCACTTATTTTTTGAGCCTGCGTTCCAGGACCACGCCTACCAGGACAAGGCCTTTCCCATTGGCGAGGGCCAGACCATTTCGCAGCCCTACACGGTAGCGTTTCAAACCCAGCTGCTGAACGTGCAGCCCACCGACCGGGTGCTGGAAGTGGGCACCGGCTCGGGCTACCAATGCGCGGTGCTGCTGCAGCTCACGCCCCACGTCGACAGCATCGAGTTTAACGAGGTGCTGTATGCGCGCACCCGGCAGCGGCTGGCGGCGCTGGGGGCCAGCGGGGCCGCGCTGCACTGCGGCGACGGCTCGGTGGGCCTGCCCGCGCAGGCGCCGTTCGATGGCATTTTGGTGACGGCCGGGGCGCCGGGGCTGCCGCCGGCGTTGCTGCGGCAGCTGCGCGTGGGCGGCCGGCTGGTGATACCGGTGGGCAACAGCCAATCGCAGCGCATGGTGCGCGTGACCCGCGAAGGCCCCGAGGCGTTCGTGCGCGAAGAATTCGAGGAATTTAGGTTTGTGCCCCTGCTGGGCGCCAGCGGCTGGCGCTCCTAA
- a CDS encoding riboflavin synthase: protein MFTGIIEALGTIVAVENEGSNRHFTVTSPFAAELKIDQSVAHDGVCLTVVAVDAAAGTHVVTAIDETLRVTNLSQWVPGRHVNLERCLAANGRFDGHIVQGHVDATATCTSVTDQQGSWLFRFQHAPGPSRLTVEKGSICVNGTSLTCFESTDDGFTVAIIPYTYEHTSFQQLQAGETVNLEFDIVGKYVAKLLGQRA, encoded by the coding sequence ATGTTTACCGGAATTATAGAAGCCCTCGGCACCATCGTTGCCGTGGAAAATGAAGGCAGCAACCGCCATTTCACGGTGACTTCGCCCTTTGCCGCCGAGTTGAAAATAGACCAGAGCGTGGCCCACGACGGCGTGTGCCTCACCGTGGTAGCGGTGGATGCCGCGGCTGGTACCCACGTCGTTACGGCAATTGACGAAACGCTGCGCGTAACCAACCTCAGCCAGTGGGTGCCCGGCCGCCACGTGAACCTGGAGCGCTGCCTGGCCGCCAACGGCCGCTTCGACGGCCACATTGTGCAGGGCCACGTCGATGCGACGGCCACGTGCACCAGCGTGACCGACCAGCAGGGCTCCTGGCTGTTCCGGTTTCAGCATGCTCCCGGGCCCAGCCGGCTCACCGTGGAGAAAGGCTCCATTTGCGTGAACGGTACCAGCCTGACCTGCTTCGAGAGCACCGACGACGGGTTCACGGTGGCCATCATTCCCTACACCTATGAGCACACCAGCTTTCAGCAGCTGCAGGCCGGCGAAACGGTGAACCTGGAATTTGACATTGTGGGCAAGTACGTGGCCAAGTTGCTGGGGCAAAGGGCCTGA
- the hemF gene encoding oxygen-dependent coproporphyrinogen oxidase — MNSSVLPASSPTIRPEIEAWLADFQLRLCQQLETADAGPAHFLTDAWQREGGGGGRSKVLEHGRILEKGGVGFSAVWGAMSEAAARQLHMPDPHFYATGVSVVLHPRSPRVPIIHMNVRYFEAGNGEAWFGGGIDLTPIYVDEAQASRFHQRLREVCDRHNPAYYPKFTRWADTYFYLPHRKETRGVGGIFYDRLTVGTDGTAEELFAFMRDVAELFGPVYTELMAENHALPFGEREEAWQTLRRARYAEFNLAFDRGTRFGLETGGRTESILMSLPPRTGWAYNPAPPAPGTPEATTLAWLRQGVDWLADASANA; from the coding sequence GTGAATTCTTCTGTGCTGCCTGCCTCCTCGCCCACCATCCGCCCTGAAATTGAAGCCTGGCTGGCCGACTTTCAGCTGCGCCTCTGCCAACAGCTGGAAACGGCCGACGCCGGCCCGGCCCATTTCCTCACCGACGCCTGGCAGCGCGAAGGCGGCGGCGGCGGCCGCTCCAAGGTGCTGGAACACGGCCGCATTCTGGAGAAGGGCGGCGTGGGCTTTTCCGCCGTGTGGGGCGCCATGAGCGAGGCCGCGGCCCGCCAGCTGCACATGCCCGACCCGCATTTCTACGCCACCGGCGTGAGCGTGGTGCTGCACCCGCGCAGCCCGCGCGTGCCCATCATCCACATGAACGTGCGCTACTTCGAGGCCGGCAACGGCGAAGCCTGGTTCGGCGGCGGCATTGATTTAACGCCCATTTACGTGGACGAAGCGCAGGCCAGCCGCTTCCACCAGCGCCTGCGCGAAGTGTGCGACCGCCACAATCCCGCCTATTACCCGAAGTTCACCCGCTGGGCTGATACCTACTTTTACCTGCCTCACCGGAAAGAAACCCGTGGCGTAGGCGGCATTTTCTACGACCGCCTCACCGTGGGCACCGACGGCACGGCCGAGGAGCTGTTCGCCTTCATGCGCGACGTGGCCGAGCTCTTCGGCCCGGTTTACACCGAACTGATGGCCGAAAACCACGCCCTGCCCTTCGGCGAGCGCGAAGAAGCCTGGCAAACCCTGCGCCGCGCCCGCTACGCCGAGTTCAACCTAGCCTTTGACCGCGGCACACGCTTCGGCCTCGAAACCGGCGGCCGCACCGAATCCATCCTCATGAGCCTGCCGCCCCGCACCGGCTGGGCCTACAACCCTGCGCCGCCCGCACCCGGCACCCCCGAGGCAACTACCCTGGCGTGGCTGCGCCAGGGGGTAGACTGGCTAGCCGATGCTTCTGCTAATGCTTGA
- a CDS encoding flavodoxin family protein — protein MDTAARRFLFLLSSTRRMGNSEQLAYCAAHHLPEHATQQWLHLQDYPLPYFVDMRHHTPYPPPTGNAQLLLEATLAATDVVIVAPLYWYSLPVHAKHYLDYWSAWLRTPGLEFREQMRGKTLWSIVVSSGELAEAAPLEASLVLTANYMQMPWGGMLYGTGSRPNDIQDDAPALERAKSFFLQAESDLVKMPSPMPKMQISPQD, from the coding sequence ATGGACACCGCCGCGCGACGCTTCCTCTTCCTGCTTTCCAGCACTCGTCGCATGGGCAACAGCGAACAGCTCGCTTACTGCGCCGCGCATCATTTGCCAGAGCATGCCACCCAACAGTGGCTGCATCTGCAAGACTACCCGCTGCCCTACTTCGTGGACATGCGCCACCACACGCCCTACCCGCCACCCACCGGCAACGCCCAACTCCTGCTCGAAGCTACCCTGGCTGCCACCGACGTGGTGATAGTGGCGCCGCTGTACTGGTACAGCCTGCCCGTGCACGCCAAGCACTACCTCGACTACTGGAGCGCCTGGCTGCGCACGCCCGGCCTCGAATTCCGCGAGCAGATGCGAGGCAAGACCCTGTGGAGCATCGTAGTCAGCAGCGGCGAGCTGGCCGAAGCCGCACCGCTGGAAGCCTCACTCGTCCTCACGGCCAACTACATGCAGATGCCCTGGGGCGGCATGCTCTACGGCACCGGTTCCCGCCCCAACGATATTCAGGACGACGCGCCGGCCCTGGAGCGGGCAAAAAGTTTCTTTCTACAAGCCGAAAGCGACTTGGTGAAAATGCCATCGCCTATGCCTAAGATGCAAATAAGCCCGCAGGATTAG
- a CDS encoding S8 family serine peptidase — protein MKKLLPLLPLLTASFLTNAQPAATAQPATQTRLIVRLQDNLRTELLQKSAAGPAAQLFEAVNRNHKAEQVQALNPGKNASTAPAMYLIALPAGTDARQALLDYQQTGLFRYVELDAEGQGGGVQSVTPNDALYSRQWYLKNNGTFSLSPARAGADIKMEDAWSISQGDSSVTVAIIDSGIKLDHPEFAGRIWRNRREIAGNGIDDDNNGFVDDVRGWNFVSNTNNPADDMGHGTNVAGIIGANGNNGIGYAGVNWACKLMVCKGLTAQNTGFYSWWTSGIYYAVDNGARVINMSLGGTSTSQAMQDAITYANQRGVVVVACMMNNNNGVVNYPAGMTGVISVGATNPNDTRANPFSWSATSGSNFGPHISVVAPGNYIYGLDYASNTNYGVYWGGTSQATPQVVGLASLMLTLRPGLTPAQVKAIIQNTADDRVGNPVEDAVGWDPYYGYGRINAPRALASVVTATRAGNAAAGFHLYPNPARGQVTLQLDDAHLLRQEVQVFNALGQVVSRQLLGSLRQQLAVPTAAGTYWVALAGVAGGRRLVVE, from the coding sequence ATGAAAAAACTCCTACCGTTGCTGCCGTTGCTGACGGCCTCTTTCCTGACCAACGCCCAACCGGCTGCCACGGCCCAGCCCGCCACCCAAACCCGGCTGATTGTGCGCCTGCAGGACAACCTGCGCACTGAGCTATTGCAGAAAAGCGCGGCCGGGCCGGCCGCGCAGCTTTTTGAGGCGGTGAACCGGAACCACAAGGCCGAGCAGGTGCAAGCCCTCAACCCGGGCAAAAACGCCTCCACGGCCCCGGCCATGTACCTCATTGCGCTGCCCGCGGGCACCGATGCCCGTCAGGCCCTGCTTGATTATCAGCAAACCGGGCTCTTCCGCTACGTTGAGCTCGACGCCGAGGGGCAGGGCGGGGGCGTACAGTCGGTGACGCCTAATGATGCGCTCTACAGCCGGCAGTGGTACCTGAAAAACAACGGCACGTTTTCGCTGTCGCCGGCCCGGGCCGGGGCCGATATTAAGATGGAAGACGCCTGGAGCATCAGCCAGGGCGATTCGTCGGTGACGGTGGCCATCATCGACAGCGGCATCAAGCTCGACCACCCCGAGTTTGCCGGGCGCATTTGGCGCAACCGCCGCGAAATTGCGGGGAACGGCATCGACGACGACAACAATGGCTTCGTGGACGATGTGCGGGGCTGGAATTTCGTTTCGAACACCAACAACCCCGCCGACGACATGGGCCACGGCACCAACGTAGCCGGCATCATCGGGGCCAATGGCAACAACGGCATCGGCTACGCCGGGGTGAACTGGGCCTGCAAGCTGATGGTGTGCAAGGGGCTCACGGCTCAGAACACCGGTTTTTACTCCTGGTGGACGAGCGGCATCTACTACGCCGTCGACAACGGGGCGCGCGTCATCAATATGTCGCTCGGCGGCACCAGCACGTCCCAGGCCATGCAAGATGCCATTACCTACGCCAACCAGCGCGGCGTGGTGGTGGTGGCTTGCATGATGAACAACAACAACGGCGTGGTGAACTACCCGGCCGGCATGACGGGCGTGATAAGCGTGGGGGCCACCAATCCCAACGATACCCGCGCCAACCCGTTTTCGTGGTCGGCCACGAGCGGCAGCAATTTCGGGCCGCACATCTCGGTGGTAGCGCCCGGCAACTACATCTACGGCCTCGATTATGCGTCCAACACCAACTACGGCGTTTACTGGGGCGGTACGTCGCAGGCCACGCCGCAGGTGGTGGGCCTCGCTTCGCTGATGCTCACGTTGCGGCCCGGCCTCACGCCGGCGCAGGTGAAGGCCATCATTCAAAACACCGCCGACGACCGGGTGGGCAACCCCGTAGAAGACGCCGTGGGCTGGGACCCGTACTACGGCTACGGGCGCATCAATGCCCCGCGCGCCCTCGCCTCCGTTGTGACGGCAACCCGCGCCGGCAATGCGGCGGCCGGGTTTCACCTGTATCCAAACCCGGCGCGGGGCCAAGTAACCCTGCAGCTTGACGATGCGCACTTGCTGCGGCAGGAGGTGCAGGTTTTTAATGCCTTGGGCCAGGTGGTCAGCCGGCAGTTGTTGGGCAGCCTCCGCCAGCAATTAGCGGTGCCGACGGCTGCGGGCACCTATTGGGTGGCGCTGGCGGGCGTGGCCGGCGGCCGGCGGCTGGTGGTGGAATAG
- a CDS encoding sugar transferase: protein MQLIRRFQYVKLVAADFGAALLAWMCFYLVRKYLLNELTGYRFTEGALFDLTGSAVFIAVFWTFLYALVGEYRDIYRKSRLGEIIRLARVSLLGAVVIFFTLLLDDEGVMNYKAYYKTFSAYYLLHFFITGFLRTLAVSSVQRLVRRGNISFPTLLVGSNALALSTFHELARTGKHLGLRLVGFAPVGDTVDPALAAELPARGSYQRLPALVRALKIEQIVIAIEPSEHRLIQDILTLLDGTPARVSILPDLYQMLLGSVKVSHLFGTPLIEIKQDLLPVWQVILKRIIDVVGSSLFLVLACWVYAFTAIMVKLSSPGPVFYRQERIGRNGQPFRIIKFRSMFVDAEKMGPALSSDHDPRITKWGRFMRKVRLDELPQFWNVLKGDMSIVGPRPERQFFIDQIVKIAPHYRHLHRVRPGLTSLGQVKYGYAETVTQMVERLKFDILYIENMSLAMDFRVLLYTLKIIVEGRGK from the coding sequence TTGCAGCTCATTCGCCGCTTTCAGTATGTCAAGCTCGTGGCCGCCGACTTTGGGGCGGCGCTTCTGGCCTGGATGTGTTTCTACCTCGTACGCAAGTACTTGCTCAACGAGCTGACCGGCTACCGCTTCACCGAAGGGGCCTTGTTCGACCTCACGGGCTCGGCCGTATTCATCGCCGTGTTCTGGACCTTCCTCTACGCGCTGGTGGGCGAATACCGGGACATCTACCGCAAGTCGCGCCTGGGCGAAATCATTCGGCTGGCCCGCGTGTCGCTTCTCGGGGCCGTGGTCATTTTCTTCACCCTGCTGCTCGACGACGAGGGGGTGATGAACTACAAGGCCTACTACAAGACGTTTTCGGCCTACTACCTGCTGCATTTTTTCATCACGGGCTTTTTGCGCACCCTGGCCGTGAGCAGCGTGCAGCGCTTGGTGCGGCGGGGCAACATTTCTTTTCCCACGCTGCTGGTGGGGTCCAACGCATTGGCGCTAAGTACCTTTCACGAGCTGGCGCGCACCGGCAAGCACCTCGGGCTGCGCCTGGTGGGCTTCGCGCCCGTCGGCGACACCGTGGACCCAGCGCTGGCCGCCGAGCTGCCCGCCCGCGGCTCCTACCAGCGGCTACCGGCGCTGGTGCGCGCCCTCAAAATCGAACAAATCGTCATCGCCATCGAACCAAGCGAGCACCGGCTTATCCAGGATATCCTGACCTTGCTCGACGGCACGCCGGCCCGGGTCAGCATCCTGCCCGACTTATACCAGATGCTGCTGGGTTCGGTGAAAGTCAGCCACTTATTCGGTACACCGCTCATCGAAATCAAGCAGGACCTGCTGCCCGTGTGGCAGGTCATCCTCAAGCGCATCATCGACGTGGTGGGCTCGTCGCTGTTTCTGGTACTGGCCTGCTGGGTGTATGCTTTCACGGCCATCATGGTGAAGCTTTCGTCGCCCGGGCCCGTGTTCTACCGGCAGGAACGGATTGGACGCAACGGCCAGCCGTTCCGCATCATCAAGTTCCGCTCCATGTTCGTGGACGCGGAAAAGATGGGCCCGGCCCTGAGTTCCGACCACGACCCGCGCATCACTAAGTGGGGCCGCTTCATGCGCAAGGTGCGCCTTGACGAGTTGCCCCAGTTCTGGAACGTGCTCAAGGGCGACATGAGCATTGTGGGGCCGCGCCCCGAGCGCCAGTTTTTCATCGACCAGATTGTCAAAATCGCGCCTCACTACCGCCACCTGCACCGCGTCCGCCCCGGCCTCACCTCGCTGGGCCAGGTGAAGTACGGCTACGCCGAAACCGTGACCCAGATGGTGGAACGTCTCAAATTCGACATTCTCTACATCGAGAACATGAGCCTGGCCATGGACTTCCGGGTGCTGCTCTACACGCTCAAGATTATTGTGGAAGGGCGGGGGAAATAG
- a CDS encoding S8 family serine peptidase: MLKWLWLGMLAAGLTGLAAPAAQAQGGVRRHLVYLRDKTGTPFSVAQPQAFLSARAVARRTRQGIAVLPRDLPVNPAYVAQIRSVSGSPQVVYTSRWFNAVLVSCDSATLGRIAALPIVRSATTLNRFYQAPTPSTPSVQVPAPASRTQATRAQYGPAYRQAQQIGVTAMHDAGFRGDGMHIAVFDAGFPGVDQIPAIQPVYLENRLAGTRNFVDGGTGVYQRSSHGTNCMSAIAANQSGFYVGTAPKATFHLCITEDIYSEHPVEEANWLAAAEYADSAGVDVISSSLGYTTFDAPSRSYTYADMNGRTAISTRAATMAARVGMLVVSAAGNEGDDPWHYISAPADADSIMSVGAVDSLGNRAYFSSYGPTADGRIKPTLAVMGLAAAVLAPNGAAFRGNGTSFACPIMAGMAAGFWQANPTLTAQQVIAALRSTASQANNPDNSLGYGIPNFVTAYNVLHPTAPLAAKASAAPAESLGLYPNPSGDGPLTLVLPAALRGQPLRVRVVDARGAVVLQQQLPAASGRELPLRTPRLAKGAYTCEVSAGTARQTVKFVQQ, from the coding sequence ATGCTTAAATGGTTGTGGCTGGGGATGCTGGCTGCGGGCTTGACCGGGCTGGCGGCGCCGGCCGCGCAGGCGCAAGGCGGGGTGCGTCGGCACCTGGTGTACTTGCGCGACAAAACCGGCACGCCGTTTTCGGTGGCGCAGCCGCAGGCTTTTTTGTCGGCGCGGGCGGTGGCCCGGCGCACGCGCCAGGGCATTGCGGTGCTCCCGCGCGACCTTCCGGTTAATCCCGCTTACGTAGCCCAAATCCGCAGCGTGAGCGGCAGTCCGCAGGTGGTGTACACCTCGCGCTGGTTCAACGCCGTGCTGGTATCCTGCGATTCGGCCACGCTGGGCCGCATTGCCGCGCTGCCCATTGTGCGCAGCGCCACCACCCTCAACCGGTTTTACCAGGCGCCGACGCCTAGCACGCCATCGGTGCAGGTGCCGGCCCCGGCGAGCCGCACGCAGGCCACCCGCGCCCAGTACGGCCCGGCCTACCGCCAGGCTCAGCAAATCGGGGTCACGGCCATGCACGATGCCGGCTTCCGCGGCGACGGCATGCACATTGCCGTGTTCGACGCGGGCTTCCCCGGCGTCGACCAGATTCCGGCCATCCAACCTGTGTACCTGGAAAACCGCCTGGCCGGAACGCGCAACTTCGTGGACGGGGGCACCGGTGTGTACCAGCGCAGCAGCCACGGCACCAACTGTATGTCGGCCATCGCCGCCAACCAGTCGGGCTTTTACGTTGGTACGGCCCCCAAGGCCACTTTTCACCTGTGCATCACCGAAGACATCTATTCGGAACACCCGGTGGAAGAAGCCAACTGGCTGGCCGCCGCTGAGTACGCCGACTCGGCCGGCGTCGACGTTATCAGCTCCTCGTTGGGCTACACCACGTTCGATGCGCCGTCGCGTTCCTACACCTACGCCGATATGAATGGGCGCACGGCCATCAGCACGCGGGCGGCCACCATGGCCGCGCGCGTGGGCATGCTGGTGGTGAGCGCCGCCGGCAACGAAGGCGACGACCCCTGGCACTACATCTCAGCCCCGGCCGATGCCGACTCCATCATGTCGGTGGGGGCCGTCGACTCGTTGGGCAACCGGGCATATTTCAGCTCCTACGGCCCAACGGCTGACGGGCGAATCAAGCCCACGTTGGCGGTCATGGGCTTGGCGGCGGCCGTACTGGCCCCCAACGGCGCTGCCTTCCGGGGCAACGGCACTTCCTTTGCCTGTCCGATTATGGCGGGCATGGCGGCCGGTTTCTGGCAGGCCAACCCCACGCTAACCGCCCAGCAGGTCATCGCAGCCCTGCGCAGCACCGCCTCGCAGGCCAACAATCCGGACAACTCCCTCGGCTACGGCATTCCGAATTTTGTGACGGCCTACAATGTGCTGCACCCCACCGCGCCCCTGGCCGCCAAAGCCAGCGCCGCGCCGGCCGAATCCCTCGGGCTTTACCCCAACCCCAGCGGCGACGGGCCCCTGACGCTGGTGCTGCCCGCTGCGCTGCGGGGCCAGCCGCTGCGGGTGCGGGTGGTGGATGCCCGCGGGGCAGTGGTGCTGCAACAGCAGCTGCCGGCCGCCAGCGGCCGTGAGCTGCCGCTGCGCACGCCCCGGCTGGCCAAGGGCGCTTACACCTGCGAAGTGAGCGCCGGAACCGCCCGCCAAACAGTGAAATTTGTGCAGCAATAG